One Micromonospora sp. FIMYZ51 genomic window carries:
- the lipA gene encoding lipoyl synthase, whose translation MTIEHSAPTTGPAARTATPAPEGRRLLRIEARNAETPIERKPPWIKVKAKMGPEYTQLRGLVAREGLHTVCQEAGCPNIYECWEDREATFLIGGDQCTRRCDFCQIDTGKPAEFDADEPRRVAESVVSMGLRYATITGVARDDLPDGGAWLYAETVRQIHALQPGCGVELLIPDFNAVPEQLAEVFGARPEVLAHNVETVPRIFKRIRPAFRYERSLDVIRQARTAGLVTKSNLILGLGEERAEIAQALRDLHSAGCELITITQYLRPSPRHHPVERWVKPEEFVELTAEAEEIGFAGVMSGPLVRSSYRAGRLYQQALAARQPALS comes from the coding sequence GTGACGATCGAGCACTCCGCGCCGACGACCGGCCCGGCCGCGCGTACCGCGACGCCCGCCCCCGAAGGACGGCGGCTGCTGCGGATCGAGGCGCGCAACGCCGAGACGCCGATCGAGCGCAAGCCACCGTGGATCAAGGTCAAGGCCAAGATGGGCCCGGAGTACACCCAGCTGCGCGGGCTGGTCGCCCGCGAAGGGTTGCACACCGTGTGCCAGGAGGCCGGCTGCCCCAACATCTACGAGTGCTGGGAGGACCGCGAGGCCACCTTCCTCATCGGCGGTGACCAGTGCACCCGGCGCTGCGACTTCTGCCAGATCGACACCGGCAAACCGGCCGAGTTCGACGCCGACGAGCCGCGCCGGGTGGCCGAGTCGGTGGTGTCGATGGGTCTGCGGTACGCCACAATCACCGGTGTCGCCCGGGACGACCTGCCCGACGGCGGTGCCTGGCTGTACGCCGAGACGGTCCGGCAGATCCACGCCCTGCAACCCGGTTGCGGCGTCGAGCTGCTGATCCCCGACTTCAACGCCGTGCCCGAGCAGTTGGCCGAGGTGTTCGGCGCCCGGCCCGAGGTGCTGGCGCACAACGTCGAGACGGTGCCGCGGATCTTCAAGCGGATCCGGCCGGCGTTCCGTTACGAGCGTTCCCTGGACGTGATCCGGCAGGCCCGCACCGCCGGCCTGGTCACCAAGAGCAACCTGATCCTGGGCCTCGGCGAGGAGCGCGCCGAGATTGCCCAGGCCCTGCGGGACCTGCACTCCGCCGGCTGCGAGCTGATCACCATCACGCAGTACCTGCGCCCCTCCCCCCGGCACCACCCGGTCGAGCGTTGGGTCAAGCCGGAGGAGTTCGTCGAGCTGACCGCCGAGGCCGAGGAGATCGGTTTCGCCGGGGTGATGAGCGGGCCGCTTGTGCGTTCCTCGTACCGCGCCGGTCGCCTCTACCAGCAGGCCCTGGCCGCCCGCCAACCCGCCCTCTCCTGA